One window of Candidatus Regiella endosymbiont of Tuberolachnus salignus genomic DNA carries:
- the asnS gene encoding asparagine--tRNA ligase, which produces MSIVLNVFPIVDVLQGRAPENSEVMIRGWVRTRRDSKAGLSFIAVDDGSCFASLQVVVNNSLANYEKEILRLTPGCSVEISGQIVASPAKGQAFEMQATEVVVKGWVDDPKTYPMAAKCHSIEYLREVAHLRPRTHLISAVARVRHTLAQAIHRFFHEKGYFWLSTPLITASDTEGAGEMFRVSTLDLENLPRTENGKIDFDKDFFGKEAFLTVSGQLNAEAYACALSKVYTFGPTFRAENSNTSRHLAEFWMVEPEVAFADLDDVAGLAEEMLKYLFKAVLNERADDLAFFAERIDKTVITRLQDFISKDFAQVDYTDAIKILQESKQSFENPVTWGIDLSSEHERYLAEEHFKAPVVVKNYPKEIKAFYMRLNDDNKTVAAMDVLAPGIGEIIGGAQREERLEVLDARLTAMGLKKEDYSWYRDLRRYGTVPHAGFGLGFERLIAYVTGMTNVRDLIPFPRTPRNVSF; this is translated from the coding sequence ATGAGCATAGTGCTTAACGTATTTCCTATTGTAGATGTATTGCAAGGGCGAGCCCCCGAGAACAGTGAAGTTATGATACGCGGTTGGGTACGCACTCGGAGGGATTCTAAAGCGGGTCTCTCTTTTATCGCTGTTGATGACGGCTCCTGTTTTGCTTCACTACAGGTGGTCGTTAATAACTCGCTGGCTAATTATGAAAAAGAAATACTGCGCTTGACTCCCGGTTGTTCGGTGGAAATTAGCGGGCAAATTGTTGCCTCGCCGGCAAAAGGACAAGCGTTTGAAATGCAAGCGACCGAGGTGGTGGTGAAGGGCTGGGTGGATGATCCTAAGACTTATCCCATGGCGGCAAAATGTCACAGTATTGAATATTTACGTGAAGTTGCGCACTTACGTCCACGTACTCATTTGATTAGCGCGGTTGCACGTGTTCGCCACACCTTAGCCCAGGCCATTCACCGCTTTTTCCATGAAAAAGGGTATTTTTGGCTATCAACCCCGCTGATCACTGCTTCAGATACCGAAGGCGCCGGTGAGATGTTCCGCGTTTCGACATTGGATCTGGAAAATCTGCCACGTACTGAGAATGGCAAGATAGATTTCGATAAAGATTTTTTTGGTAAAGAAGCCTTTCTCACCGTATCAGGCCAATTAAATGCGGAGGCTTACGCCTGTGCGCTATCAAAAGTCTATACTTTCGGCCCTACTTTTCGCGCGGAAAATTCTAACACCAGCCGCCATCTTGCCGAATTTTGGATGGTTGAACCGGAAGTGGCTTTTGCTGATCTGGATGATGTCGCTGGTTTAGCAGAAGAAATGCTGAAATACCTTTTTAAAGCAGTATTAAATGAACGTGCGGATGATTTAGCGTTTTTTGCTGAGCGGATAGATAAAACAGTGATCACGCGCCTGCAAGATTTTATCAGCAAAGATTTTGCACAGGTTGACTATACCGACGCCATTAAAATTTTGCAGGAATCGAAGCAATCCTTTGAAAACCCCGTGACTTGGGGAATCGATCTTTCTTCTGAACATGAACGTTATTTGGCGGAAGAGCATTTCAAAGCCCCTGTGGTGGTGAAAAATTATCCTAAAGAGATTAAAGCCTTTTACATGCGCCTTAATGACGATAATAAAACCGTTGCCGCCATGGACGTGTTAGCGCCCGGTATCGGTGAAATTATCGGCGGCGCACAACGTGAAGAGCGGCTTGAGGTACTCGACGCGCGTTTAACCGCGATGGGATTGAAAAAAGAAGATTACAGTTGGTACCGTGATCTACGCCGCTACGGCACCGTGCCCCATGCAGGGTTTGGGCTAGGCTTTGAACGCCTGATTGCTTATGTCACCGGGATGACAAATGTGCGTGATTTGATCCCTTTTCCACGCACGCCGAGGAATGTTAGTTTTTAA
- a CDS encoding porin: MFKRNILAILVPALLAANAANALEIYNEGDHRLSLYGKADVRHKFSDSDIEKGDDSYVRLGLKGETQIADDLSGYANWEYEVNANSPESTSYSGSRTRLAFAGLKFADYGSFDYGRNYGLLYDVNAWTDGQPIFGGDTIFNPDNFMTSRATGVATYRNNNLFGLVEGLNVALQYQGANKNRNEVKNQNGEGFAASSTYDLGYGVAVGAAYSSSNRTDAQRASYAKGNKAEAWNIGAKYDDNDLYLAAMYAETRNMTPYGSKSAHNTPEEVANSIASKTKNIELLARYQLDFGLQPFVSYVQSKGEGSNAAGNKGSEYLLKYMTVGTNYNFNKNFGAYVNYKVNLLKKNDFTEYHAVNTKDVVAIGVFYQF, translated from the coding sequence ATGTTCAAGCGCAATATTCTCGCCATACTGGTTCCCGCTCTGCTGGCGGCTAATGCAGCCAATGCGTTAGAAATTTATAATGAAGGTGACCATCGGCTTTCCCTTTACGGTAAAGCCGATGTGCGCCATAAATTTTCCGATAGCGACATTGAAAAGGGTGATGATTCTTACGTACGTCTTGGCTTAAAAGGCGAAACACAGATTGCTGATGACCTGAGCGGCTATGCCAACTGGGAATACGAAGTTAACGCCAATAGTCCCGAATCTACGAGTTATTCAGGCAGCAGAACCCGTCTTGCTTTTGCCGGTTTGAAATTTGCTGATTATGGTTCATTTGATTACGGTCGTAACTACGGCTTGCTGTATGATGTTAACGCCTGGACTGATGGTCAGCCCATTTTTGGTGGTGATACCATCTTTAATCCTGATAATTTCATGACCTCACGTGCTACTGGTGTAGCCACTTATCGTAACAATAATTTATTTGGCTTGGTTGAAGGCTTGAATGTTGCGCTGCAATACCAAGGTGCAAATAAGAATAGAAATGAAGTGAAAAACCAGAATGGTGAAGGTTTTGCTGCCTCTTCTACTTATGATCTCGGTTACGGAGTTGCGGTAGGTGCGGCTTACTCTTCTTCTAATCGTACCGATGCACAAAGAGCTTCTTATGCGAAGGGTAACAAAGCGGAAGCGTGGAATATCGGGGCAAAATACGATGATAACGACTTATACCTAGCGGCAATGTATGCAGAAACCAGAAATATGACCCCCTATGGTAGCAAGAGCGCTCATAATACACCTGAAGAGGTGGCAAATAGTATTGCCTCGAAAACAAAAAATATTGAACTCCTCGCCCGCTACCAGTTAGATTTTGGTCTACAGCCTTTCGTTTCTTATGTGCAATCTAAAGGCGAAGGCTCAAATGCCGCAGGGAATAAGGGTAGTGAATACTTGTTGAAATATATGACTGTTGGTACTAACTATAACTTCAACAAAAATTTCGGCGCCTATGTTAATTATAAAGTTAATTTGCTGAAGAAAAATGACTTTACTGAATACCATGCTGTGAATACTAAAGACGTTGTCGCTATTGGCGTATTCTATCAGTTCTAA
- the pyrD gene encoding quinone-dependent dihydroorotate dehydrogenase — MYYPLIKKVLFQLDAERAHELTMQGLQRLAGTPLAFLLRQSVPTKALSCMGLSFKNPLGLAAGLDKDGECINILAAMGFGFIEIGTVTPRPQAGNDKPRLFRVAKAEALINRMGFNNKGVDNLIKNVKKARFDGILGINIGKNHDTPLEQSKEDYLTCMDKIYPYAGYITINISSPNTKGLRSLQYGELLDDLLVSIKNKQNELHQQQGRYVPIAIKIAPDLTTDELIQVADLLVRHRLDAVIAANTTLDRTLIQGLDYCEQSGGLSGRPLQSRGTEVIRLLSQELKGRLPIIGVGGIDSLMAAREKIAAGASLIQIYSGLIFHGPKLIKTILADL; from the coding sequence ATGTACTACCCCCTCATTAAAAAAGTGCTATTTCAACTTGATGCTGAACGAGCACATGAACTCACCATGCAGGGATTACAACGGCTAGCAGGCACACCCCTAGCGTTTTTATTACGTCAGTCGGTACCAACTAAAGCCCTCAGCTGTATGGGGCTATCCTTTAAAAATCCGTTAGGGCTTGCCGCCGGATTGGATAAAGACGGTGAATGCATCAACATTTTAGCCGCAATGGGATTCGGATTTATTGAAATTGGCACCGTCACGCCACGTCCTCAAGCGGGGAATGATAAACCCCGTTTATTTAGAGTGGCGAAAGCCGAAGCCTTGATTAATCGCATGGGTTTTAATAATAAAGGCGTTGATAATCTGATCAAAAATGTAAAAAAAGCGCGTTTTGATGGCATCTTGGGCATTAATATCGGCAAAAACCATGATACCCCGCTGGAACAGAGTAAAGAGGATTATTTGACCTGCATGGATAAAATTTATCCTTATGCCGGCTACATCACCATTAATATTTCATCGCCTAACACCAAAGGATTACGCTCATTACAATACGGTGAGCTGTTAGATGATTTATTGGTGTCGATTAAAAATAAACAAAACGAACTGCATCAGCAGCAAGGTCGCTATGTTCCAATCGCCATCAAGATCGCGCCGGATCTAACCACCGATGAATTAATTCAAGTGGCTGACCTGTTAGTGAGACACCGTTTGGATGCGGTTATTGCCGCTAATACCACCTTGGATCGTACGTTAATTCAGGGGCTCGATTACTGTGAACAAAGCGGTGGCTTGAGTGGTCGGCCGTTGCAATCACGCGGTACTGAAGTGATCCGCCTGCTATCACAAGAATTAAAAGGCCGCCTGCCGATCATCGGTGTTGGCGGTATCGATTCACTGATGGCAGCGCGAGAGAAAATAGCCGCAGGAGCCTCTTTGATTCAGATTTATTCCGGCTTGATCTTTCATGGGCCGAAATTGATCAAAACTATCCTGGCTGATCTGTGA
- the aspS gene encoding aspartate--tRNA ligase, with translation MRTEYCGRLNLSHVNQEVTLCGWANRCRDLGRSIFIDIRDREGIVQVFFDQDQPLALDEAKKLRNEFCIQITGIVHARDKDKINHDMPTGEVEVFATKLTIINASAPLPLDNNHINSEEQRLKYRYLDLRRPEMAQRLKTRAKITALVRRFMENQGFLDIETPMLTKATPEGARDYLVPSRVHQGKFYALPQSPQLFKQLLMMSGFDRYYQIVKCFRDEDLRSDRQPEFTQIDVETSFMTAKQLRDLMEQLICKLWKEIRGVDLGTFPIFSFDEAMRRFGSDKPDLRNPLELIDIADLVQGIELPLFADVLNPNNNITGRVVAICVEKGAQISRKQIDEYTETIKQRGVNGLVCLKVNDSRAGVAGVQGSIGKFLNADMLRNILQRTQANNGDMLFLAAGSFNTVTEAMGALRLQLGHDRKLIQPNSWKPLWLVDFPLFEKNDQGSLSAMHHPFTSPKEMTSAELSTNPTAAIANAYDMVINGYEVGGGSVRIHCSEMQQQVFSLLGIEEAEQRKKFGFLLDALKYGAPPHAGLAFGLDRLVMLLTDCDNIRDVIAFPKTTAAACLMTEAPSFANPDVLAELSIKTDNKKK, from the coding sequence ATGCGTACTGAGTATTGTGGGCGGTTAAATTTGTCCCATGTAAATCAAGAAGTCACACTCTGTGGCTGGGCTAATCGTTGCCGAGATCTCGGGAGATCCATTTTTATCGACATACGTGATCGAGAAGGTATTGTCCAAGTATTTTTCGATCAAGATCAACCCCTGGCTCTTGATGAAGCAAAAAAACTGCGTAATGAATTTTGTATTCAAATCACCGGTATCGTGCATGCGCGGGACAAAGATAAAATCAATCATGACATGCCAACCGGTGAAGTGGAGGTTTTTGCGACGAAACTCACCATTATTAATGCCAGTGCTCCTTTGCCTCTGGATAACAATCACATTAACAGTGAAGAACAACGGTTAAAATATCGTTATTTGGATCTGCGGCGTCCAGAAATGGCGCAACGGTTAAAAACTCGCGCTAAAATCACCGCGCTGGTGCGACGATTTATGGAAAACCAGGGCTTTCTTGATATTGAAACCCCGATGCTAACCAAAGCCACACCAGAAGGTGCGCGCGATTATTTGGTTCCCAGTCGAGTCCATCAAGGCAAATTTTACGCGTTGCCACAATCCCCTCAATTATTCAAACAGTTACTGATGATGTCAGGATTTGATCGCTATTATCAGATTGTTAAATGTTTCCGTGATGAAGATTTACGTTCTGATCGTCAGCCTGAATTCACTCAAATTGATGTTGAAACTTCCTTTATGACTGCCAAACAGCTGCGGGATTTAATGGAGCAGTTAATCTGCAAGCTATGGAAAGAAATCAGAGGAGTTGATCTCGGTACCTTTCCTATCTTCAGTTTTGATGAAGCCATGCGCCGTTTTGGTTCGGATAAACCGGATTTACGTAATCCGCTAGAATTAATTGATATTGCCGATTTGGTTCAGGGCATCGAGTTGCCGCTTTTTGCCGATGTGCTCAATCCTAACAATAATATAACAGGGCGAGTCGTTGCGATATGTGTTGAAAAAGGGGCACAAATTAGTCGTAAACAAATTGATGAATACACTGAAACTATCAAACAACGAGGTGTTAATGGCCTGGTTTGTTTAAAGGTAAACGACAGCCGGGCTGGGGTTGCCGGCGTGCAAGGTTCGATTGGTAAATTTCTTAATGCGGATATGTTGCGAAATATTTTGCAGCGTACTCAGGCTAACAATGGCGATATGTTATTTTTGGCGGCAGGAAGTTTTAATACGGTCACTGAGGCGATGGGAGCATTGCGTTTGCAGTTGGGTCATGACAGAAAATTAATTCAACCGAATAGTTGGAAGCCGCTATGGCTGGTGGATTTTCCTCTATTTGAAAAAAATGATCAGGGCAGTTTAAGCGCCATGCACCATCCCTTTACTTCGCCCAAAGAGATGACATCAGCTGAATTGAGTACTAATCCAACTGCTGCCATCGCGAATGCTTATGATATGGTAATTAATGGTTATGAAGTGGGTGGTGGATCGGTTCGTATTCATTGCAGTGAAATGCAACAACAGGTTTTTTCTTTACTCGGTATTGAAGAAGCAGAACAACGTAAAAAATTTGGCTTCTTGCTTGATGCGCTAAAATACGGCGCGCCGCCCCACGCTGGTTTGGCCTTTGGTCTTGATCGTTTAGTGATGTTATTGACTGACTGCGATAATATTCGTGATGTGATTGCGTTTCCAAAAACCACTGCTGCCGCTTGTTTAATGACGGAAGCGCCTAGCTTTGCTAATCCTGATGTTTTAGCAGAACTTTCTATCAAGACGGATAATAAAAAAAAGTAA
- a CDS encoding TcfC E-set like domain-containing protein yields the protein MPDDFKNYFYHSEIPVLVYLNDKLLFEGDITMTEQGQVTLMRVTNFDSTHYQKEEIRRWEKQLTQGIVLGKKQNNHPLGLMAAEYSLDASALKLYSNNYDKEKIKSRYFDVPTDTAAGLIINNDINYSGGQNSSHSSRFNSSWTSSLMGWSQKLSFQSVAYEANRADKNNFNLYEFYTQKEWQGHFLRLGYFSPGSDTGNVQTSGFGSDNAIGGMWGSSDTLLAEYDSVSLYPIYVTGQNESIAEIYRNGRLIYSQPLKAGIQPLDTQRLPSGIYDVTINIMENGKKIGEQSAQVYKPSRWGDSSKRWRYNLWSGQLNSVSSSADKHRPLALGGAADYLLHPRVIVGMAAAHKGRRQNISARSEITLGERDTLYGQLSTGNGQTASSDLRYQRNYHRGSIGLNWRHMNYVLDDKDRKDKQKSSDSWGMTLSQTLPYRSSMTLRGEYTTAGARRGASADIGLNTTATLAGRDVSVRLIGYDRPSYRTEQQRDRGAEIGLSFSLERKRKTHSVSAQFGLQDRKPYTNLNYNWRPEERGTIEYAGATVTANPDGLAFSGNAGLDNRWLNGDVYLQRGSKSENFYGGANLRNSLVLGGGSIATGQQLRSSQAAVIIDVESDQPDIKLEVSGGEGKTPRLQPGKNIVGVSTWQQQRLQFHGQGEDGVRIYPEDYSLRMNRGSVNYLKLRAVKTQTVVGMLKDEQGNLLHNQEVASDVGKARINSEGVFTLEVSAAKPQITVTGDDGKPRLVYSLPPSPEGERDEVRFVDVLTPSASPLS from the coding sequence ATGCCGGATGATTTTAAAAATTACTTTTATCATTCCGAAATTCCGGTGCTGGTTTATTTAAATGACAAGTTATTATTTGAAGGGGATATCACCATGACCGAACAAGGTCAGGTGACCTTAATGCGGGTGACTAACTTTGATAGCACTCATTATCAAAAAGAAGAAATACGCCGTTGGGAAAAACAATTAACTCAAGGTATTGTTTTGGGCAAAAAACAAAATAATCATCCGTTGGGTTTAATGGCGGCAGAATACAGTTTGGATGCCTCGGCATTAAAACTTTACAGCAATAATTATGATAAAGAAAAAATAAAAAGCCGTTATTTTGATGTGCCTACCGATACTGCGGCAGGGCTGATCATTAATAATGATATTAATTATTCCGGCGGACAAAACAGCTCACACAGCTCAAGGTTTAATTCTTCCTGGACTTCCTCCTTAATGGGGTGGAGCCAAAAGCTGTCATTTCAATCGGTCGCCTATGAAGCCAATCGCGCCGATAAAAATAATTTTAATTTATACGAATTTTACACACAGAAAGAATGGCAAGGCCATTTTTTACGCTTGGGTTATTTTAGCCCCGGCTCTGATACCGGCAATGTACAAACCAGTGGTTTTGGCAGTGACAATGCGATAGGTGGCATGTGGGGCAGCTCCGACACCTTATTGGCGGAATACGACAGCGTTAGCCTGTACCCGATTTATGTCACGGGACAAAATGAATCGATAGCGGAAATCTATCGCAACGGCCGCTTAATTTACAGCCAACCGCTGAAAGCCGGTATTCAACCGCTGGACACGCAACGGCTGCCCAGTGGCATTTATGATGTCACCATCAATATTATGGAAAACGGCAAAAAAATCGGCGAGCAAAGTGCGCAGGTGTATAAACCCTCACGTTGGGGCGATAGCAGCAAACGCTGGCGTTATAATCTGTGGTCAGGTCAATTAAACAGCGTCTCATCCAGCGCTGATAAACACCGTCCGTTAGCACTCGGCGGCGCTGCCGATTATCTGCTGCATCCGCGGGTGATCGTCGGCATGGCCGCAGCGCATAAAGGAAGGCGTCAAAATATCAGTGCGCGCTCTGAGATCACCCTGGGTGAACGCGACACCCTGTACGGCCAACTGAGCACTGGCAACGGCCAAACCGCCTCGAGCGATTTGCGTTATCAACGCAATTATCATCGCGGCAGTATTGGCCTCAACTGGCGCCATATGAATTACGTGCTTGATGATAAAGACCGCAAAGATAAACAAAAAAGCAGTGATAGCTGGGGGATGACACTGAGCCAAACGTTACCCTATCGCAGCTCGATGACCTTGAGAGGCGAGTATACAACGGCCGGTGCGCGTCGTGGGGCGTCGGCGGATATTGGTTTAAATACCACCGCCACGCTAGCAGGGCGCGATGTCAGTGTGCGTTTGATAGGCTATGATCGACCAAGTTATCGCACAGAACAACAGCGTGATCGCGGCGCGGAAATCGGCCTGTCCTTTAGTTTAGAGCGGAAACGTAAAACGCACAGTGTTTCGGCGCAGTTTGGCTTGCAGGATCGCAAACCCTACACTAATCTCAATTACAATTGGCGTCCTGAAGAGCGCGGCACCATAGAGTACGCCGGTGCGACCGTTACCGCCAATCCAGACGGTTTAGCCTTCAGTGGTAACGCCGGGCTCGATAACCGTTGGTTGAATGGTGATGTTTATTTGCAACGCGGATCCAAATCAGAGAATTTCTACGGCGGCGCGAATTTACGCAACAGCTTAGTACTCGGCGGCGGCAGCATCGCCACCGGTCAGCAATTGCGCAGCAGCCAAGCAGCGGTGATCATCGATGTAGAAAGTGATCAACCCGATATAAAACTGGAAGTCTCGGGCGGTGAAGGGAAAACGCCCCGTTTACAGCCCGGCAAAAATATTGTCGGGGTCTCAACCTGGCAGCAGCAACGCTTGCAGTTTCATGGGCAGGGCGAGGATGGCGTTAGGATCTATCCGGAAGATTATTCATTACGCATGAATCGCGGCAGCGTCAATTACTTAAAATTACGGGCAGTCAAAACGCAAACGGTGGTCGGTATGCTTAAAGATGAACAAGGTAATTTGCTGCATAATCAAGAGGTAGCCAGTGATGTCGGTAAAGCGCGTATTAATAGCGAGGGGGTGTTCACACTCGAGGTCAGTGCCGCCAAACCGCAGATCACAGTGACTGGCGACGATGGCAAACCACGTTTAGTCTATTCACTGCCGCCGAGCCCAGAGGGTGAACGCGATGAGGTGCGCTTTGTCGATGTATTAACCCCTTCAGCATCGCCTTTATCATGA
- the pepN gene encoding aminopeptidase N produces MTTSTTQPSTIKSEPPVKYRHDYHPPDYTITDIDLDFTLDAEKTTVTAVSKIKRQIKENAPLILNGENLVLLSVCVDGQPWKKAYQQSNRLILENLPADFTLTIVNEINPAANTALEGLYLSNNVLCTQCEAEGFRHITFYLDRPDVLARFTTRITADKARYPYLLSNGNCIEKGDCTDKKGQPDGRHWVKWQDPFPKPCYLFALVAGDFDLLRDHFITRSGRKVSLELFVDRGNLNRAEWAMTSLKSAMKWDETRFGLEYDLDIYMIVAVDCFNSGAMENKGLNIFNAKYVLANAETATDKDYLDIEAVIAHEYFHNWTGNRVTCRDWFQLSLKEGLTVFRDQEFSSDFGSRAVNRIKNVRLMRSAQFAEDASPMAHPIRPDKVMEMRNFYTLTVYEKGSEVIRMIHTLLGEEKFQAGMKLYFDRHDGCAVTCDDFVQAMSDASNIDLELFRRWYSQSGTPLLTIRDHYDAEKQQYHLMVSQKTLPSREQAEKLPLHIPLDIELYDDSGNVIALKMNGVAQDSILNVTEAEQRFTFDQVNCRPVPSLLREFSAPVRLDYPYCDQQLTFLMRHARNAFSRWDAAQSLLAIYIKQNVDHAQPGALLSLPPQVIDAFRAALSDKDIDPALAAEIVTLPAENEMAELFTIIDPHAIRRVYYGLTRCLAKELAEQWQTLYHSNKITVYSATHGDMAKRALSNICLKYLAFGDNTDVADETVSTAYYQANNMTNALAALASSVAAQLPCRDELLAHFEQRWEQDGLVMDKWFTLQATSPADDVLDRVKKLLEHPSFSLNNPNRTRSLIGSFTASNPAAFHALDGSGYQFLVERLSILNSKNPQLASRLIEPLIRFKRYDPERQKLMRNALQQLKTLANLSSDMYEKIEKALGE; encoded by the coding sequence ATGACAACATCCACAACTCAACCGTCTACCATCAAATCAGAGCCACCGGTTAAATACCGTCACGATTACCATCCCCCGGATTATACCATCACCGATATCGATCTGGATTTTACTTTAGATGCAGAAAAAACTACCGTGACGGCAGTGAGTAAAATTAAACGCCAAATAAAAGAAAATGCGCCTTTGATCTTAAATGGCGAGAATTTAGTTTTACTGAGCGTCTGTGTCGATGGGCAGCCATGGAAAAAGGCTTATCAACAAAGTAATCGCCTGATCCTCGAAAATTTGCCAGCCGATTTCACGCTAACCATTGTCAATGAAATTAATCCCGCCGCAAATACTGCCCTTGAAGGGTTGTATCTGTCGAATAACGTATTATGTACACAATGCGAGGCAGAAGGTTTTCGCCATATTACTTTTTATTTAGATCGCCCTGATGTACTAGCGCGTTTCACTACCCGTATTACCGCGGATAAAGCGCGTTATCCTTATTTGCTTTCCAATGGGAATTGTATTGAGAAAGGGGATTGTACTGATAAAAAAGGGCAACCGGATGGTCGTCACTGGGTGAAATGGCAAGATCCTTTTCCAAAACCTTGCTATCTGTTTGCGCTGGTCGCAGGGGATTTTGATCTGCTGCGCGATCACTTTATCACCCGCTCTGGCAGAAAAGTCTCATTAGAACTTTTTGTCGACCGCGGTAATTTAAATCGGGCAGAGTGGGCGATGACCTCACTAAAAAGCGCCATGAAGTGGGATGAAACGCGCTTTGGCTTGGAATATGATCTGGATATCTACATGATAGTGGCGGTTGATTGTTTTAATTCCGGCGCGATGGAAAACAAAGGGCTGAATATTTTTAATGCCAAATATGTATTGGCAAATGCGGAAACAGCGACGGATAAAGACTATCTGGATATTGAAGCCGTGATTGCCCATGAATATTTTCATAATTGGACTGGCAATCGTGTGACCTGCCGTGATTGGTTCCAATTGAGCCTTAAAGAAGGGTTGACGGTATTTCGTGATCAGGAATTTAGTTCAGATTTCGGCTCGCGGGCAGTGAATCGTATCAAAAATGTTCGGCTGATGCGTTCGGCTCAATTTGCCGAAGATGCCAGCCCCATGGCGCATCCTATTCGCCCCGATAAAGTCATGGAAATGCGAAATTTTTATACACTAACGGTGTATGAAAAAGGATCTGAAGTGATCCGCATGATCCACACTTTATTGGGCGAAGAAAAATTTCAAGCTGGCATGAAACTCTATTTTGATCGCCACGATGGCTGTGCGGTGACCTGTGATGATTTTGTCCAAGCGATGAGTGATGCCAGCAACATTGATCTCGAGTTATTTCGTCGCTGGTATAGCCAATCTGGCACGCCATTACTAACCATCCGCGATCACTATGATGCCGAAAAACAGCAGTATCATTTAATGGTCAGTCAAAAAACATTGCCCAGTCGAGAACAAGCGGAGAAATTGCCATTACATATTCCGTTAGATATTGAGCTCTATGATGATAGTGGCAATGTGATTGCGCTAAAAATGAATGGCGTGGCGCAGGACTCAATACTGAATGTGACAGAAGCAGAGCAGCGTTTTACTTTTGATCAGGTTAATTGCCGACCGGTTCCTTCTTTATTGCGTGAATTTTCCGCGCCAGTAAGGCTAGATTATCCTTACTGTGATCAGCAATTAACTTTCCTGATGCGGCATGCACGTAATGCATTTTCACGTTGGGACGCCGCCCAAAGCCTGTTGGCGATCTACATTAAACAAAATGTGGATCATGCACAGCCAGGCGCCCTCTTGTCTTTACCGCCGCAGGTTATTGATGCTTTTCGGGCTGCATTGTCAGATAAAGATATCGATCCCGCTTTAGCCGCCGAGATAGTCACCTTACCGGCTGAAAATGAGATGGCGGAACTCTTTACCATCATTGATCCACACGCCATTCGCCGGGTTTATTACGGCTTAACCCGTTGTCTGGCGAAGGAATTAGCCGAACAATGGCAAACGCTATATCACAGCAACAAAATCACTGTTTACTCAGCAACACATGGCGATATGGCTAAACGTGCCTTAAGTAACATTTGTCTCAAATACCTTGCCTTTGGTGATAACACCGACGTAGCGGATGAAACCGTTAGCACTGCATACTATCAAGCCAATAATATGACCAATGCCCTGGCAGCACTGGCGTCTTCGGTGGCAGCTCAACTGCCTTGTCGTGATGAACTTTTGGCGCACTTTGAACAGCGTTGGGAGCAAGATGGCTTAGTGATGGATAAATGGTTTACATTACAAGCCACCAGCCCGGCTGACGATGTACTTGATCGCGTGAAAAAATTACTGGAGCATCCTTCATTTAGCTTAAATAATCCTAACCGCACACGTTCACTGATTGGCAGCTTTACTGCCTCCAATCCAGCGGCCTTTCACGCCCTCGATGGGAGCGGTTACCAATTTTTAGTGGAAAGGTTATCTATTTTAAACAGTAAAAACCCACAGTTAGCATCACGTCTCATCGAACCATTAATCCGCTTTAAGCGCTATGATCCTGAACGTCAAAAATTAATGCGTAATGCACTGCAACAGTTAAAAACATTAGCTAATTTATCGAGTGATATGTATGAAAAAATAGAAAAAGCATTAGGAGAATAA